From a single Bacillus sp. 2205SS5-2 genomic region:
- a CDS encoding vWA domain-containing protein has protein sequence MTVLSPVYGWFSALLIATILLYFFRKQYEEQLYSSTFLWKQAMKEVEASTWLHKLQNHLLLWLQLLIMTLLILSLMKPIFFTQEIEGDHVIFIIDTSASMAVTKEGMNRLQLARKQINGKLDELKNQKITIIEASEATNILVKAEKDVRKAKDVIEELELSYKHEDLDQAISLAIAMAKKESSSIYVYSHALNEERVPLLPDNSTFHAVNLHENPENVSITSFGLQERDSIMTAVAVIKNEANSEKTVPFQITANGEVVYEETITIAAQKEKILNIPSLPTADYYVAIIDIPDEYDLDQFLYTVATSSNPPIYAIGEVSPFWIKGFTAIGAEVIQVSSSEELNNQEAKIVLVDREQAADYKNVPLFVIADSVEVQSLGAPITSSNDKLIQYVDMSEIFVAGTGTFYDADFDSLVNSGSTALIQKSSGVTPVISVNFPLHQSDWPLHPSFPIFLYQTYQWLGEQTRFLGAFHSGEQTYLNVSNEGNTLWDIFNIENKLISTWDSSKEFLAPALPGVYRIVQNNYSLFLSVTLDKGERDIAGQPSFMINGTQTNELNSSGNRDVGVWLVLFSILILVFEWEVFRRGN, from the coding sequence GTGACGGTTTTATCTCCGGTGTATGGGTGGTTTAGTGCTCTTTTAATCGCTACCATCTTGTTGTATTTTTTTCGAAAACAATATGAAGAGCAGCTCTATTCCTCGACCTTTTTATGGAAACAGGCGATGAAGGAAGTTGAAGCTTCTACGTGGTTACATAAGCTACAGAATCATCTGTTATTATGGTTACAGTTGCTAATTATGACACTATTAATTTTATCTTTAATGAAACCTATTTTCTTCACTCAAGAAATAGAGGGAGATCATGTTATTTTTATAATTGATACTTCTGCGTCAATGGCTGTTACAAAAGAAGGAATGAATCGTTTACAGCTAGCTAGAAAGCAAATAAATGGCAAATTAGATGAGCTGAAAAATCAAAAGATCACGATTATTGAAGCATCTGAAGCTACAAATATACTAGTAAAAGCTGAAAAAGACGTAAGAAAAGCAAAAGATGTTATTGAAGAGTTAGAATTATCATACAAACATGAAGACTTAGATCAAGCGATAAGTCTAGCTATCGCAATGGCAAAAAAAGAGTCTTCCTCCATTTATGTTTATTCACATGCCCTCAATGAGGAACGTGTGCCGCTTTTACCAGACAACAGTACATTTCATGCAGTTAATCTTCACGAAAATCCGGAAAATGTTTCAATCACCTCATTCGGTTTGCAAGAAAGGGATAGCATAATGACAGCGGTTGCGGTGATAAAAAACGAAGCAAATAGTGAGAAAACAGTGCCCTTTCAAATTACCGCCAATGGAGAAGTAGTATATGAGGAAACGATTACGATAGCAGCTCAAAAAGAGAAAATACTAAATATACCTTCTTTGCCTACTGCAGATTATTATGTTGCTATTATTGACATTCCAGATGAATATGATTTAGATCAATTTCTATATACTGTAGCAACATCTTCAAATCCTCCGATTTATGCAATTGGAGAGGTCTCTCCTTTCTGGATTAAAGGTTTTACAGCAATTGGTGCAGAAGTAATTCAAGTTTCTTCAAGCGAGGAACTGAACAACCAGGAAGCGAAAATTGTGTTAGTTGACCGCGAGCAAGCTGCGGACTATAAAAATGTTCCGCTTTTTGTGATAGCAGATAGTGTAGAGGTTCAATCACTAGGAGCACCTATCACTTCTTCTAACGATAAACTCATTCAATATGTTGATATGAGTGAAATCTTTGTAGCTGGGACGGGTACCTTTTATGATGCTGATTTTGATAGTCTTGTAAACAGTGGTTCGACTGCATTGATACAAAAATCAAGTGGAGTGACACCGGTTATTTCTGTGAATTTTCCTTTGCATCAAAGCGATTGGCCACTACATCCAAGCTTCCCGATTTTTCTTTATCAAACCTATCAATGGTTAGGGGAACAGACTAGATTTTTAGGAGCCTTTCATTCAGGTGAACAAACTTATCTTAATGTAAGCAATGAAGGAAATACGCTATGGGATATTTTTAATATAGAGAATAAACTAATTTCAACATGGGATAGCTCGAAAGAATTTCTAGCTCCCGCCCTTCCTGGAGTATATAGGATTGTACAAAATAACTACTCACTCTTTTTATCTGTAACCTTAGACAAGGGGGAACGAGATATAGCGGGTCAACCCTCATTTATGATAAATGGTACACAAACAAATGAGCTAAATAGTAGTGGAAATAGGGATGTCGGAGTGTGGCTTGTTTTATTTTCCATTCTCATTTTAGTCTTTGAATGGGAGGTTTTTAGGCGTGGAAATTGA
- a CDS encoding AAA family ATPase, with product MNQTAVEYEEVVQKLRDVKNEISRYIVGQEQVIEELLWSIFSGGHAILEGLPGLGKTALIKTVAQVLDLSFSRIQFTPDLMPSDITGTLMLQPDELGKQQFHFFHGPIFSQIVLADEINRATPKTQSALLEAMAEKTVTIMGDTRQVETPFFVLATQNPIDLEGTYPLPEAQMDRFLSKIIVHYPTKAELMEIVKRTEGEEPLLNKIMSSGDVLKAQSMMKDIMIADEVLETAVQLISMTHPENEESPEDVKKYIHYGSGPRGLQALIRLAKTRALMNGRFHVSVGDIKKVAPCVLRHRLFLNFEGEAAGIKSDDLLSVIISEVKHGREVNR from the coding sequence ATGAATCAGACTGCAGTTGAGTATGAAGAAGTTGTTCAAAAGCTTCGTGATGTGAAGAATGAAATCTCTAGATATATAGTAGGTCAAGAACAGGTGATTGAGGAATTACTATGGAGTATTTTCTCGGGAGGTCATGCTATCCTCGAAGGATTACCAGGACTCGGGAAAACAGCCCTCATTAAAACCGTTGCACAAGTATTAGATCTATCTTTTTCCCGAATTCAATTTACTCCAGATCTGATGCCGTCAGATATTACAGGGACACTGATGCTTCAACCTGATGAACTTGGAAAACAACAGTTTCATTTTTTTCATGGACCTATCTTTTCTCAAATCGTATTAGCCGATGAAATTAATCGGGCTACCCCGAAAACGCAAAGTGCCTTACTCGAAGCAATGGCGGAGAAAACGGTGACGATTATGGGGGACACCAGGCAAGTTGAAACACCGTTTTTTGTGTTAGCCACACAAAATCCGATTGACTTGGAAGGGACCTACCCTTTACCAGAAGCACAAATGGATCGTTTTTTAAGTAAAATTATCGTTCACTATCCGACGAAAGCAGAATTAATGGAGATTGTGAAGCGAACGGAGGGAGAGGAACCTCTGCTTAACAAAATCATGTCTTCAGGAGATGTGTTAAAGGCTCAATCTATGATGAAGGACATTATGATTGCTGATGAAGTGTTAGAAACAGCTGTCCAATTGATTTCGATGACTCACCCTGAAAATGAAGAGTCGCCGGAGGATGTGAAGAAGTATATTCATTATGGTAGTGGTCCGCGTGGATTACAAGCTCTGATTAGACTAGCGAAAACGAGAGCATTAATGAACGGTCGCTTTCATGTCTCTGTCGGAGATATAAAAAAAGTTGCCCCTTGTGTCTTACGTCATCGCCTTTTTCTTAATTTTGAAGGAGAAGCCGCAGGGATAAAATCGGATGATCTTCTCTCGGTCATCATATCTGAAGTGAAGCATGGGAGAGAAGTTAACCGATGA
- a CDS encoding DUF58 domain-containing protein, with the protein MIMPSVLLRLSRYRLSTPKTYNGIHQGSRQSLKKGHSLEFSDHKMYQAGDDLRQIDWNIYARTNRHYVKTFLDEQSIHISIYLDSSPSMTVWKEKWEKAKDLAAAFAFISLNNGDSITCIPVGTNEFVPIKRKGITMNNQTVMDICRLPHPKSAFPFSKGFSTQVQKKSHISILISDGLEPLSHYKEVLKRVRLKSRKVLFLQLLSEKEDNPHLGKDVKWIDSETREEMNVTLAKKTVELYGETLQRHCSSLQSISKNLQCFYVRSSVEKSLEEIILGECRKVGWVS; encoded by the coding sequence ATGATTATGCCTTCAGTTCTACTACGATTATCCCGTTATCGGTTGTCCACTCCGAAAACCTACAATGGTATTCATCAAGGGTCCCGTCAGTCATTGAAAAAAGGTCATTCATTGGAGTTTTCTGACCATAAAATGTACCAAGCTGGAGATGACCTTCGACAAATCGATTGGAATATCTATGCTCGTACAAACCGGCATTACGTAAAGACGTTTCTTGATGAACAATCGATTCATATAAGCATTTATTTAGATTCGTCTCCTTCCATGACGGTTTGGAAGGAAAAATGGGAAAAAGCAAAAGACCTTGCCGCAGCTTTTGCCTTTATCTCCCTAAACAATGGTGATTCAATTACGTGCATTCCTGTAGGCACGAATGAATTTGTTCCTATAAAAAGAAAAGGAATCACAATGAATAACCAAACGGTTATGGATATTTGTAGGCTTCCACATCCAAAGTCTGCTTTTCCTTTTTCAAAGGGATTTTCAACTCAAGTTCAAAAGAAATCCCATATATCTATACTGATTTCGGATGGACTAGAACCATTATCCCACTACAAGGAAGTATTAAAACGTGTTCGTTTGAAAAGCAGAAAGGTTTTATTCTTGCAACTCTTAAGTGAAAAAGAAGATAATCCTCATCTTGGGAAAGATGTTAAGTGGATTGATAGTGAGACAAGGGAGGAAATGAATGTTACGTTAGCTAAGAAAACGGTAGAATTATATGGGGAAACCTTGCAACGGCATTGTTCTTCTCTTCAGTCAATCAGTAAAAATCTTCAATGTTTTTATGTAAGGAGTTCTGTAGAGAAGTCGCTTGAGGAAATCATCCTTGGTGAGTGTAGGAAGGTCGGTTGGGTTTCATGA